Proteins encoded within one genomic window of Phototrophicus methaneseepsis:
- a CDS encoding M3 family oligoendopeptidase, producing MSETVEKRPTGAEDIVWDLSVFYDGLDDPKIEADFERIRTLAQDFSKLYRGKIASLSAAEMLAACQMRDKIYDLGGRVETYASLNFTTFSTDPKWGAFIQKTQELDAEIGQELVFFGLEWNAVDDETAQKLLSDPVLAPYRYHLASDRRYKPYQLSEAEEKVIIGKDVTGRNAFTRLFDQIMAAQEYEFDGEMLPQPQILSKLKEGDREERRKAAAALTKGLREKTMELTFVFNVLAADKATEDKLRGFPTWISSRNLANKAPDDVVEALIEAVTSSYELVARHYNIKRALLGYDELYDYDRYAPLNLKESDAFYTWDQARDIVLKAFERFSPTMAMVASKFFEENWIHAPVMSGKRGGAYAHPSVLSAHPFVFTNFTGNSSSVMTLAHELGHGIHMYLSGQDNEVLENLYTPLTTAEMASVFAEMLVFQDLMAREEDEEVKLAMLAEKIEDTFATVYRQVSMNRFEDGMHTSRRTEGELSSERLSEIWMKTQKEMFQGSVTMTDDYSIWWSYVPHFLHTPGYVYAYAFGELLVLALYNLYKKEGESFTPKYERLLSAGDSNDPDQLLAAVGVDLNDPGFWKQGVQAVKDLVDQEEALAKQLYPDRF from the coding sequence ATGTCGGAAACTGTGGAGAAACGACCCACGGGTGCGGAAGACATCGTATGGGATTTGTCGGTGTTTTATGATGGCCTGGATGATCCTAAAATCGAGGCGGATTTCGAGAGAATTCGCACGTTAGCACAGGACTTTTCAAAGTTGTACCGGGGCAAAATCGCCAGCCTGAGCGCGGCGGAAATGCTCGCAGCCTGCCAGATGCGCGACAAGATTTATGATCTTGGTGGGCGTGTCGAGACATATGCTTCTTTGAACTTCACCACCTTCTCAACAGATCCCAAGTGGGGAGCCTTCATCCAGAAGACGCAGGAACTCGATGCCGAGATTGGTCAGGAGCTTGTGTTCTTCGGCCTGGAGTGGAATGCAGTCGATGACGAAACAGCCCAGAAATTACTTAGTGATCCTGTTCTGGCCCCGTATCGTTATCACCTGGCTTCTGACCGCCGCTATAAGCCGTACCAGCTCAGCGAAGCAGAAGAAAAGGTCATCATCGGTAAAGATGTGACCGGGCGCAACGCCTTCACCCGTTTGTTTGATCAGATCATGGCAGCCCAGGAATATGAGTTCGATGGTGAAATGCTGCCCCAGCCGCAAATCCTCTCTAAGTTGAAGGAAGGCGACCGTGAAGAGCGTCGTAAAGCGGCGGCAGCCCTGACGAAGGGCCTGCGCGAAAAGACCATGGAGCTGACCTTTGTCTTCAATGTGCTGGCTGCCGATAAAGCCACAGAAGACAAGCTGCGCGGCTTCCCGACGTGGATTTCTTCTCGTAACCTGGCGAACAAAGCGCCCGATGATGTCGTTGAGGCGTTGATCGAAGCGGTGACGAGCAGCTATGAACTGGTGGCGCGTCACTATAACATCAAGCGGGCATTGCTCGGCTATGATGAATTATACGATTACGACCGCTATGCACCGCTGAACCTGAAAGAGAGCGATGCTTTCTACACATGGGACCAGGCGCGTGATATTGTGCTGAAGGCATTTGAGCGCTTTAGCCCCACGATGGCGATGGTCGCCAGCAAGTTCTTCGAAGAAAATTGGATTCATGCGCCCGTGATGAGCGGTAAACGCGGCGGGGCTTATGCCCATCCTTCCGTTCTTTCGGCCCATCCTTTTGTGTTCACGAACTTCACAGGCAACAGCAGTTCTGTGATGACGCTGGCGCATGAGCTGGGGCATGGGATACATATGTATCTCAGCGGGCAGGATAACGAAGTCTTGGAAAATCTCTATACGCCGCTCACTACGGCTGAGATGGCTTCTGTCTTTGCGGAAATGCTCGTCTTCCAGGATTTGATGGCCCGTGAAGAAGATGAAGAAGTGAAGCTGGCAATGCTGGCAGAGAAGATCGAAGATACCTTTGCGACGGTCTACCGCCAGGTGAGCATGAACCGCTTTGAAGACGGCATGCACACATCGCGCCGTACAGAAGGTGAGCTGAGTTCAGAGCGCCTCTCTGAAATCTGGATGAAGACGCAGAAAGAGATGTTCCAGGGCAGTGTCACCATGACGGATGACTACAGCATCTGGTGGAGCTATGTGCCGCACTTCCTGCATACGCCAGGTTATGTGTATGCCTATGCCTTCGGCGAATTACTGGTGCTGGCGCTGTACAACCTTTACAAGAAAGAAGGCGAGAGCTTTACGCCGAAGTATGAGCGCCTGCTCTCTGCCGGGGATAGCAATGACCCGGATCAACTGCTGGCGGCTGTCGGCGTTGACCTCAATGACCCTGGTTTCTGGAAGCAGGGCGTGCAGGCTGTCAAAGACCTTGTTGACCAGGAAGAAGCCCTGGCGAAGCAGCTCTATCCGGATCGTTTTTAA